DNA sequence from the candidate division KSB1 bacterium genome:
TTCGTCCGAGATCACATAGGCAGCGCTAACTTTTGGGTAGCGTTCCAATCCGAAATCTTCTCCGAAAGCACTATTGCCATCGATACGCAGACCCAAGGTCAGGAAATACTTATTCTTGAAGTCGAACAGAGCCTGGCCGAAAAAGCCGGCGTTGACGACTTTCTCGCGAAACTCGCGCGAGAGCTGAATGGCCGCACTCGATACGGTTGGCTCGCCAGGCGGCACATCTTCGCCGTAAGCCAGCACACTCACTATATCATTATCAACTTTCTGGCCGCCAACCGTCAGGTTGGTACGAAAATCCGGTGACAACCGCCAGTCGTAAGAAGCGCTATATTCTAAGGTCAGCGTTTCGCCGGTCCAGCTCTCAACGGAAAGAATTCCATCTTGTGCTCGAACAAACCCGAACCGCCGTATGTTGCGCAGCTCGATGGCAGAACGGTCAAATCCCACGTTAAACTTATGGATGAAATTCGAGATAGGTTCGAAGATTATTTCAGCGCCTGTAAGAAGGCGGTCAACATCAGTCGTGATTTCATACTCGAGCAGCTTCTCAAGGTTGGACACAAAGTCGGGACTCTCCCAGTCGTCGCCGAAATAGCTGGCCCGGCCACGCAGTGCGTTTAGGGTCAGCCCATGGGCATTGTTGCCGCCCGGAGGGTTCTGCACGTTTGACTTCGTGAACGAGGTCGTGATGTTGACCTGCATGTTCTCCCGCGGGCTAAAGCCAAAATTACCTCGCACCTGGCCCTGCTGTTGTTCAGAGTTCGGCAATACCCCCTGCTGATCGTTGAACTGGCCTGAGACATAGTAGCGCATGCCTGCCCTGCCACCGCCAACCGAAAGGGAATACTTCTGGCGGTAACCGAGATCAATGAAGGGATCCAACCCCATAAACGGGCGTCCATTCGTGCCGTATTCTAACATCCTGTCGAAGCCCTGGTCGATTTGTACGGTCCAGATTGGTTCTCCAATCCGTCCTTTCTTAGTAAAAATCTGAATCACACCACCGGCGGCTTCCGTACCATACAGGGTGGTAGCCGAAGCACCTTTTATAACCTCAACGCGCTCGATATCATTGGGGTTAATATCGTTAAGCGGGCTGGTAACCGCACCAGTGCTACGGCCACTGAACCCAACGGGCGGAACATTCTTAGGATAAGCGTCAGCCCGAACACGAACACCGTCGATGTAAATCAGCGGTGAGTTACTCATCGCCACGCTATTATTGCCACGCAGCCGAATCATACCGCCTGAGCCCGGATGTCCGCTTGCAAATTGCACGTTCAGGCCGGCAATACGCCCCATGAGCAGATTGTCAACGCTGCCAACCGGCTCGTGTATCTTACTAATATCGAGCACGGCTATGCTGTTACCGATTTCACGTTTTCTTGCCCCTCCGGCTGTACCGGTTATGATGATTTCGTCCAGCAACAACACGTCTTCCTCTAACTGGAAGTTGACTGTCACGGTCTCGTCTAACGATACCATAACTTCTTGGATCATGAGTCTGTACCCAATAAATCGCGCTTCAATTCGGCGGGTACCCATGGGCACGTTATCAATGGTAAAATCGCCATCACGACCCGCCGCAGTGCCCAGCGAAAGCTCTAGAACGACGATGTTTGCACCCGGAAGCGCATCTCCGGTTCTAGCATCCCTGACGTTTCCCTGGACAGTACCATTCTGACCCTGTACGATCCATGGTACACTAAGTAGAATAACGAGTATTAAACTAAACTTTAAGTACCTCATCATGCCTCCTTTTGTTTTGTTAATTGTGCCGGTTAGTTGAAAAGAATGATAGGCGTCGATCACCTCCTTCGCGGGTTGGAATTTACTAGTGAACTTTAATTAAAAAAAGTATGATATGTTTTCACTCTTACCCCCTTCGTTCCTGCTTTTTGAATTAAGGTGAATTTACCTCAATTCGCAAGACAATATTACATCAAATTAACCTAGAAAACTTACCTATTCTAAAGCCGAGTGACCATGAACGTGGAGAAATGAAATCTGGCCCCAGTTTAAATGAAGTCATGAGAATACGTTCTAACTATACTTAGACAATAAGGAGAGGTGAAGTAAGACGTTTTGCTGAAATCTGGAAACCAATTCTGTTTCACATTTCTCAAATCTTACCAAATATTAATGTTGCCAACGATGTGCCAGTTTTAAATTGCTTAGATTTTACCTCTTCTAATTTCTTAATATTTCAGTAAGTTACAATTAACTCCTTTTTTTTATTCTTCTATGACATAGTGTCTATTGCATGCAAACATTTGCATAGGATTTGTGCAAACTTTTGGCCGAAATGGGTCGCGTGTATCTGTTTATTCTCTGGATTCTTTGTGCAGATAAGTGATATTCATTTAGTCTATCGAAACTAGCTTATTTTTGTTTCAAATTATTGAACCCTGTCGATGAATACGCTGATGTTTGGACTGGACTTTGGTCTGCCCGTTCCATCGCCGATGTGACTCATCCAGACAGTGAACGCGCAGATGTAGTTGGGGGCACCAGCGATGCAATGAAGTCAACGCAGAATAATATCGATGACCCCACTTGGATGATTTGTACCAAATTTAGTCGTCGCATCCGCTGCGCTATAAAATCGAATCTTAACGATTTCATTTGCAGAAAAGTTTGATAGTGCGCCTAATGTGCCATACTTCCTGCCATTGACGTAAACAACGGGGTAGGAAGCATCTTCAGATAAGAATGTTTTGCGTCCGCGCCCCTGCAACCATATTGGACGCAATCTTTGTATGATCTCGGAAGCAGTACTCGAGCTATGGCTCTTAATATCTTCTGCAGAAATAAGGTCACGAGAATATCGGCCTTTTTTTGCTTTAGTACCGGTCGATGAACACGCAGCAATGCCTATTACGAACAAGAAGAACGCGATAGATAAATAACGCATGATTTCTCCTTTCTTTTTACACATAAAAAGTAAAAATGTTGAGATTTAACATTAATTAAACACATTTTTTCAAAAATTCAACAGAATAATGATAGTCGCTGCAAACAGGGCTTTCTTATTTAATTAATTCCCTGGGACTATTTACCACCGCGGTTTTTTTAAATGGCATTGGGATTCAAGAGTTCTGGGCCGGTGAAACGAATTTGCTCGAAGCAACCGACAATGCTTTTTTCCCGGAAGCCGGATTGGTATCTATAAACGCGAGAAATGGTACAAATATTAGAGGTACTTTCGAGGGAACGACTCACACAGGCCAGGGGTCGTTTTCAAGGAAGATCAGAAACGAATGAGTCAAAACTTTGAGTTAAGCAATCTTTTTTTGTACGACGGTCATTAACTTATTATTCCAGCCGCTCTTCGCACGGATCAAATTCTTAATATCCGGCAGGAGCGCTTCCGTTGCCTTCTCCCCTTCTTCGATTATATAATCCAAAAGCTTAAATTCAGACCAATGGACTTCGCCGACATCGGGGCGAATCACCACGTCTGCTTTTTCCAATAAGTGTAGATTATAATGACGGGCGGTCATATGCTGCGTTTGAAAAATGACGTCGATAACATTATCCAATTTCGGTTTGTCGTTTAGCTTCTGGCCAACATCAACGGCAATGACAATATCAGCGCCATTCTCTTTGGCCAGTTCCACAGGTACGGGACAAACCACAGAACCATCTACCAGTAGATAACCATTGAATTGATAGGGAGGTAAAAAACCTGGAATAGAAGCGCTTGCCCCAACAATGGTCCGCATATCCCCTTCATTAAAAACAACCTGTTCACCGGTCAGGAGATTTGACGCTATGGTGTAAAAAGGAATTCTGGTGTTTTCAATTCGACCTTCGGGAATCAAGAAATCCATTGATCCTTGTAATCGGTTTCCGCGGACAAGTGAGGTTTTGCTTTGCGCTAAATTGACAACCAGTCGTTCACGAATGTTCGTTGCTACTTGTCCAAAGAAGTTCTCCGCCGGTTCTTTGCGCTTGAATAATTCCAGGCCGCTTTTCTTGTACTCTTCGCTTTTTAGAAACTTCTTGAATCTTTCTTCGAGGTGAAAAGCGACGGGATTGTCGGCGTAAATTGCACCGACTACCGCTCCGATACTGGTCCCGACAATCATGTCGATTGGAATATTTTCCCGTTCGAGGGCTTTTAGCGCGCCAATGTGTGCACAACCCCGAGCTCCACCTCCACCCAATGCCAAAGCAATTTTAGGTTGTTTCTTCATTTCCGGTTTGATCTTCCTATAGTCATTTGCTACTATCGAATAAGCAGCATCTTCTTAATGTCTCTAAAATTATCGGTTTGAAGCTGGTAAAAATAAACCCCTGTTGCAGAAAAATTACCGAAATCATCTGTGCCATCCCAGGTGACACTGTGCCGCCCGGCGGGTATGATCTGATCGTCAATTAGAGTCCGGACTGTTTGTCCCAAAAGGTTTGTAATGGTTAGGGTAATTCTGCTTTCTGCGGGAAGTTTATAAACAATTTTTGTGGACGGGTTAAAAGGATTCGGATAATTCTGCGCTAATCCAAAGCTTTCGGGAATCTCAGTTAAATCAGTATCCACGAAAACGGTTGGATCAACAAAAGAGAATGAAGAGTCGGGTGCATTAAAGGGGTAAACGGCTTCAGCGCCGCTGGAGTCAACGCTGGTAAAATAGAAGTTTACTTTTTCTTCCCCGGCAACGTCCGTTATTGTTGCGGAATATTCGTTTACTTCGTTCCCCCTGACCATTGATATTTCCTTGTTAAAATTGCCGTCCGCTTTGGCATAAACTAAAGAAACTTGATTTGGATCTACTCCAAGCCTGGAAGCTACTTTAATTTTAACCTCTAAATTTCCGTCATTATTTACCGACACAACGGGTGAATTGCTGAAAGCCATTCCGTGAAACAGCACTGCGTCGTAAGCGTTCACCAGGCCCCAGCCAAATGAATTATCCGGATTAGCGGCTCGGTCTGCAGTCACTCTGAGAGCCTCCCGAACTTCCAACGGGGTCAAATCCGGATGAGCTGAAAGCACCAGCGCAGCAACCCCTGCTGTTAAAGGACAGGAAAATGAAGTCCCATTATTAAAGTTATACGGTGAAGTCAACTTGTCCGTCGACGGCATTGCGACCCTGACATTAGAACCCATGGCAACGACATCCGGTTTAATCCGGCCATCAGCGCTGGGACCGACAGAACTAAAACCGGCAAGAGTGCTGTCCGAATTAACCGCCCCGACAGCAATAACGCTGTCACCATCGGCCGGAGCAATGATAATACGCCAGGGGACATTTCCTTCATTTCCGGCGCTGTTGACCACGACAACCCCTCGGCTGACAGCTATGTCGGCGGCCTTTGTGGTAACCGCGGTGTTGCCATCCATGTCTGCCGGTGAGTAAAAACTTTGATTCGGAAAATTCAAATAGCCCAAAGAACTTGAGACAATATCCACGCCCTGGTTTTCCAACCACTCAATTCCGGCGACCCAGTTATCTTCTTCGGCTGGAATTTCATCCTGGAGAATTTCCGTCTTTGCCAGCAAAAAACTGGCGCCAAACGCCGAACCAATGAGCTTTCCTTCCATAAAGCCGCCAACTGTCGAAAGAGTTTGAGTGCCGTGATTATGCTGGCCGTCATCGTCTTGCCCTTCATTTTCAGTAACATTATCGTTATTAACAAAATCAAATTCCGCAATCACGTTTAGATTTTCAAACGCTTCATGATCAGTATGTTTAAAGCCGGTGTCAAGCATTCCGATCCACACCCCTTTGCCGGTAATTCCCAAATCGTGCACTTTTGGAACATTTATTAACTCATTTTGAGTGAAAGAAAAACCGTAATCAAAATTATGATTTGCAGGCTTTTCGAGTTTTATTGGCAGTGATTTCAGATCATGCGGGGTTGGTTTCTTAGCGGCTCTGCCAACGGGTCTTATCTCTTTGACAAAAGGAAGTTTTTTTAATTTTTCAACGTCAAGCTGTGCTAATTGAAAACTTGCGCCATTCAGCCAATTTGTAACAACTGCGGGTTTGTATCCCAAATCCTCTAATCTGCTTAAATAATCCCTGCTCACAGGAAGATCGCGTTTATCAATTAATTTATCGGCTTTTCGAACCTTGGCTCGTCGTCTTAATGCCCTGGGAGAAATTTTGGATTTCGCGATCTCAAATAATTCAGTGGTTTTGGTTAAACCTTGAACCTGTTTATCTTTAAAAAACACCCAATATTTCTCCGGCGCGGCTTCCTGAGCCGATAAGCGTATACTGCTGGCTAAATAAAAGAAATATAACACAAAAAAAAGATTCTTACTCACCGTATACCTCCTACTTTCAAAGATACCTGTACTCACTAATTCTCACATTAATCACAATCTGAATTAATGCGCCCTTTGACTTTTTCTTCTTTTAACCGCGACAAGCGTCAAATCATCTAGCTGTTTTTTCTCCTCTGAAAAGTCGGACAGGTCTTCTACAATATTTTTGAGAATCGTTTCTAATTTACGTCTTCTGATATTTCCAGTCGCGGAAATGGACTGTATTAATTTTAGTAATCTTTTGCGCCCGTAAATCTTTTTGTTTTCATTTTGATTTTCGATAACACCGTCAGTGTACATAATTAAAATATCACGAACCTCAAACTTTACGGTCTTTTCCTGCTCCGTCTCGGGCTCAAGAATTCCAAGGGCAAATGTTGTGGCACTCAGCTCTTCGATTGTATTATCCCCCCTGACTAAAATCGGTGGGGGATGACCCGCGTTTATATATTTCAAAATACCGGATTCAATGTCCAATATTCCAAAGAACAAGGTTAAGAAGATGGAATCTGCCGTGCTTTTGATCAGAAGACGGTTCAGTTTGCGAATAATTTCATCCGGTGATGTTGAATACTCAAGTTGTGAACTGATGGCCGCCTGCACAGTCGAGGCTAAAAGAGCGGCGGGCAGACCTTTGCCGCAAATATCGCCAATTGCAATAGCGATGGTAGATTTAGAAATAGGAATTATATCAAAATAATCACCACTAATCGTTTCAAACGGAGCGGAAAAAGTGGCAACCTGGAGAGCTTGTGATTTTTGCCTGACGCTTGGGAACAGCTTTTGTTGTGTCTGTCTGGCTGCCAGAAGCTGCTGGCCTATTCTTCTTTTTTCTCTGGCTTCGGTAACCAGCATCTCGTTTTCCATCGCGATGGAAATTTGATGAGTAAGTACATGTAAAAGTTCTTGTTTTCTTTCCGAAATAGGCTTGCTTTTTTCTTCGCTGAAAAAATAACACACCCCTAAAAGACCATCGTTTCTCATTCCGCTATTTTGTGATTCTCCACTCTTGCCCGCAACCAAGGGCACCGCAATGCGCCGCCAAGGGGACAACTTTCCCGATTTATAACCGCGGCCATTCAGGGCAATTTTCATTTCCCTCAATTTAATCGCCTCATCGATAATTTGCCGATCTGTTCGTGATAGTTGATTCTCAGAAACCAATTTCTCCTTTGTGTTCTTTCCGAATTTAAATTTCGGTTTGCCTGTATGGCTGCACTCAAAAAGAAACCCTTTCTCAGCATGAATTAAGGAAAGCGCCAAATCAAACATTGTTTGCAAAACATCGTCGGTTGAGATTTCGGTCCGGCGGGTTTTGGCAAATTTAAAAAACTCCTCTTGCACGAACTCTTCTGTTCTTAATTGGCCTGGGGTGCTTTTCCCGTTTTCATCATGAAAGTGCATTAAAACATTGCCAATCTGAATGCAATCCAGATCGTGCAGCTCTTGATGTTTGAAATGTGAATTATTAAGCAAGGAGCCGTTTTTACTACCGTTATCGACGATAGAAAACAGGCCATTTTCAAATTTGATTTCGGCATGGCAGCGAGAAACCGATGGATCGCTAATGACAATTTCGTTCTCATCTCCGCGGCCTAATTTGTAACTCTGGGGCAATAAATAATGGATCTGGTGCTGACCGGAATCGAGGCTGATTGTCAATTTTGCAAGATATAATTTTGCCAGGCAGGTGTCGCAGGTTAAATTTGTGGCAGGGCTTTTATGGCCGCATTCTTTACAGAGCATCTCTGGCTGCTTCCCCCTGAAATTTCTCAAACGCCTCGAAGAACTCTTTAGCAGTCGCGAATCTCTTTTTCGGATCTTTTGTCAGGGCGCGTTCGATAATACGATCAATACCATCAGACAAATCGCCATTTTCCATTGAAGGTGGGTTGGGAATCTTGTGGATGATTTTATAAACCAGGGACGGAATGCTGTCGCCATCGAAAGGCCGGACGCCGGTCAGCATTTCATACAAAACCACGCCCGCCGAAAAAATATCCGATCTGCCGTCAAGATGACGGTCCTCGATTTGTTCGGGGGACATGTAAAACGGGGTGCCCAAAACATTACCGGTCTGAGTAAGCGTCCCTAATTGCGGCAGTTTTGCAATTCCAAAATCAGCCACCTTAACATGATCATTTTTGGTAATGAGAATATTCGACGGTTTGATATCGCGATGAACAATGCCGTTTCGATGTGCATAATCCAATGCATCACAAATTTGCCCGAAAATGTTAAGCGCTGAATTTAACTTAATTTTTCCCTGCCTCTCAAGACGAACCCGCAAATCTTCGCCGTCTAAATATTCCATGACGATAAAACAAAACCCGTGCTCTTCATCGACGTCATAAATAGTCACAATGTTAGGGTGATTGAGCCTTCCAGCGGCCCTGGCTTCGCGATAAAGACGATTTTTTAAATCGTTAAATTCGGGGGAGCTTCCGCTAAAATCAAAAGCCATCTGTTTGATGACAACGGTTCTATCAAGTTTTGGATCCCAGGCTTTGTAAACCCGCCCCATTGTTCCCCGGGCAATTTCTTTCTCAATGATGTAGCGGCCGATTCGCCGGACTTTTTTAATACCACCCAAAATTGTTTTTGTCTCCAACCAGGACAGCAATCTGGAACCGGGTTTTGCCTTGGGCCCTGGTGTTTGCTCGAAATCATTTTCGTTTTTCGCAATCTCTCTTGTTTTGACTGGATTAAATGATACGTGTGTGTCAGACGCCACCTCATCCTGAAACAATGCCTCCGTTTGCTTTGATAATTCTCGCTTTCGGGCAAAGGCCCTAACAAACCCGGTCTCTGAAACCGCTAAATTTTGACCGAGTTTCCCCTTGATTGTGGCTGTTTTAAAATTATTCTTTAACTTAACCACCAGAAAACTCAATATAAGAATGCCGCCTGTGATGCCGATTACTTCCGGAATGGTGATGATCTTTGGCGGTTTCACTTTTATCGCAGGTGGAACTGAAAACTCGCCTAAACTTGGAGAATGAGACGAATTGGCAACCTTGCCAGGTTCATCTTCCGGAATGGCTGGCGAAGGTTCCAATTTAGCAGCTTCAGCGGTACCGGATAATATGGCCACTGAATCGCTTTTGAGAGGTTCTTCCAAAGTTTCAGGATCGGGTTCGGGTCGACTAAGTTTACCCGCACTTTGCTGAACAGAAGCCGGTTGATCTTTTTCTTTCGAAAATACATTTGTTCTGCTAATTAAACTATCCGGTTGAAGCTTTTCGACGACTTCTTGTGTGACAAGCGAATCGTTTTCTTGAAAAAGGAGTTCAGCTTTCGCCTCCTCTAATTTTGAGGTTGTCTGCTTGAATTCCGCATCGATACCTTGAAAAATCTCAAAAGCCATGGACCATTGCCGGTTTTCTAAAGCGGTCAGACCGTTTTGATAATCATGCTCCCGCGTTAAGCTGTCTAACTTACCTGCAATAAGTTCATCACCGGGATAAAGAAAATTCGCCTTAGTTAAAATTCTGAACGCGGCATCGGGGTCATTTTTTACAACGGCCTCATCCGCCCGGGCCAGCCAGGCTTCCGGGCTGTTTTTTCTTCTGGCCGTTTCAAGATCGAATTGTGCATTCTTTATTTTTGGGTCGATATGAAGAGCTTGTTCGTAAGCGAAAATTGCCTTGCCATACTCTTCAGTTTGCAAATATAAATCTCCGAGTTTTTTCCAGGCAAATTCTTGATTCGGTTTTAACGCAACTGACTTTTCCAAAGTCCAAATCCCGGCGGGAAAGTCGCCTAAATTAAAATAAATCGATCCCAGGACGGTTAAGGCGGGCGCATACTTCTCATCGATTTTTAAGGCCTGTTCAACATTTTCTAATGCCAGTTGATAATGCGAATTTTCATTCAAATCGCCGGCAAAAAAAGTGTGAGCATTTCGGAGATAGGGCGACACAGATTTATTTGAGGCGGAATCAAGATGCAAAGTTTGAGTTAGCTGAACAATCGCCTGTTCGTAGTGGCCCTTCTGATAATAAGTTTTACCTAATTCAAAAACCGCTTTTTTGAAAACAGGCTCAAGTTGAACCGCCTTTTTTAAATATTTAATCTTTTCAGACAGGCTTTTCGCCTGAACCCCTTTTTTATAGAATCTGTTAGCTTGTTCATCAATTTCTTGCAGGTGACCGGAAGACACAACAATAAGAATGCAAGCGATGCTTGTAACTAAACGGTAGCGTTTTTGAAAATTCCCGGGCTTTAACAAACGTTGAATTTGAAACATAAAAATCCTGAGCGAAATCAAAGGGTGAATTTGGGGGGTAATTTCAAGTGAGGATCAAAGGAAGCGTTTCTAAGAATTACCCAACGATATAAAACTGCCTGCAAAATGGTATAGAAGTTTCCCTCGAGTAGCGTAAAACTTACCATTTTCAGGTTTATAGTCAAGCTATTTACAGAAATGTTGCGAATACTTTACAATTGGAAAATTTTACTTGATAAATTGCATCGATTTTTGTATTCTTTTAATTCCAAAAATGTTTGGATAGCATTTAAAACTTACGCTAATTCAGGCATTTTGCAGAATTAAATTAAGGAGTAAACAATGTACGATTCCGATATGGTTCAGCCCATGCGAGATGAACTCACCGGCATCGGTTTTAAAGAATTGAAAACCGCTGCCGAAGTAGACGAAGTCATGCAAAACGCAAAAGGTACTTCATTATTGTTGGTCAATTCAGTGTGCGGATGTGCAGCCGGTCAGGCCCGCCCGGGGATTGCCCT
Encoded proteins:
- a CDS encoding TonB-dependent receptor gives rise to the protein MRYLKFSLILVILLSVPWIVQGQNGTVQGNVRDARTGDALPGANIVVLELSLGTAAGRDGDFTIDNVPMGTRRIEARFIGYRLMIQEVMVSLDETVTVNFQLEEDVLLLDEIIITGTAGGARKREIGNSIAVLDISKIHEPVGSVDNLLMGRIAGLNVQFASGHPGSGGMIRLRGNNSVAMSNSPLIYIDGVRVRADAYPKNVPPVGFSGRSTGAVTSPLNDINPNDIERVEVIKGASATTLYGTEAAGGVIQIFTKKGRIGEPIWTVQIDQGFDRMLEYGTNGRPFMGLDPFIDLGYRQKYSLSVGGGRAGMRYYVSGQFNDQQGVLPNSEQQQGQVRGNFGFSPRENMQVNITTSFTKSNVQNPPGGNNAHGLTLNALRGRASYFGDDWESPDFVSNLEKLLEYEITTDVDRLLTGAEIIFEPISNFIHKFNVGFDRSAIELRNIRRFGFVRAQDGILSVESWTGETLTLEYSASYDWRLSPDFRTNLTVGGQKVDNDIVSVLAYGEDVPPGEPTVSSAAIQLSREFREKVVNAGFFGQALFDFKNKYFLTLGLRIDGNSAFGEDFGLERYPKVSAAYVISDE
- a CDS encoding patatin-like phospholipase family protein is translated as MKKQPKIALALGGGGARGCAHIGALKALERENIPIDMIVGTSIGAVVGAIYADNPVAFHLEERFKKFLKSEEYKKSGLELFKRKEPAENFFGQVATNIRERLVVNLAQSKTSLVRGNRLQGSMDFLIPEGRIENTRIPFYTIASNLLTGEQVVFNEGDMRTIVGASASIPGFLPPYQFNGYLLVDGSVVCPVPVELAKENGADIVIAVDVGQKLNDKPKLDNVIDVIFQTQHMTARHYNLHLLEKADVVIRPDVGEVHWSEFKLLDYIIEEGEKATEALLPDIKNLIRAKSGWNNKLMTVVQKKIA
- a CDS encoding S8 family serine peptidase yields the protein MSKNLFFVLYFFYLASSIRLSAQEAAPEKYWVFFKDKQVQGLTKTTELFEIAKSKISPRALRRRAKVRKADKLIDKRDLPVSRDYLSRLEDLGYKPAVVTNWLNGASFQLAQLDVEKLKKLPFVKEIRPVGRAAKKPTPHDLKSLPIKLEKPANHNFDYGFSFTQNELINVPKVHDLGITGKGVWIGMLDTGFKHTDHEAFENLNVIAEFDFVNNDNVTENEGQDDDGQHNHGTQTLSTVGGFMEGKLIGSAFGASFLLAKTEILQDEIPAEEDNWVAGIEWLENQGVDIVSSSLGYLNFPNQSFYSPADMDGNTAVTTKAADIAVSRGVVVVNSAGNEGNVPWRIIIAPADGDSVIAVGAVNSDSTLAGFSSVGPSADGRIKPDVVAMGSNVRVAMPSTDKLTSPYNFNNGTSFSCPLTAGVAALVLSAHPDLTPLEVREALRVTADRAANPDNSFGWGLVNAYDAVLFHGMAFSNSPVVSVNNDGNLEVKIKVASRLGVDPNQVSLVYAKADGNFNKEISMVRGNEVNEYSATITDVAGEEKVNFYFTSVDSSGAEAVYPFNAPDSSFSFVDPTVFVDTDLTEIPESFGLAQNYPNPFNPSTKIVYKLPAESRITLTITNLLGQTVRTLIDDQIIPAGRHSVTWDGTDDFGNFSATGVYFYQLQTDNFRDIKKMLLIR
- a CDS encoding protein kinase — encoded protein: MFQIQRLLKPGNFQKRYRLVTSIACILIVVSSGHLQEIDEQANRFYKKGVQAKSLSEKIKYLKKAVQLEPVFKKAVFELGKTYYQKGHYEQAIVQLTQTLHLDSASNKSVSPYLRNAHTFFAGDLNENSHYQLALENVEQALKIDEKYAPALTVLGSIYFNLGDFPAGIWTLEKSVALKPNQEFAWKKLGDLYLQTEEYGKAIFAYEQALHIDPKIKNAQFDLETARRKNSPEAWLARADEAVVKNDPDAAFRILTKANFLYPGDELIAGKLDSLTREHDYQNGLTALENRQWSMAFEIFQGIDAEFKQTTSKLEEAKAELLFQENDSLVTQEVVEKLQPDSLISRTNVFSKEKDQPASVQQSAGKLSRPEPDPETLEEPLKSDSVAILSGTAEAAKLEPSPAIPEDEPGKVANSSHSPSLGEFSVPPAIKVKPPKIITIPEVIGITGGILILSFLVVKLKNNFKTATIKGKLGQNLAVSETGFVRAFARKRELSKQTEALFQDEVASDTHVSFNPVKTREIAKNENDFEQTPGPKAKPGSRLLSWLETKTILGGIKKVRRIGRYIIEKEIARGTMGRVYKAWDPKLDRTVVIKQMAFDFSGSSPEFNDLKNRLYREARAAGRLNHPNIVTIYDVDEEHGFCFIVMEYLDGEDLRVRLERQGKIKLNSALNIFGQICDALDYAHRNGIVHRDIKPSNILITKNDHVKVADFGIAKLPQLGTLTQTGNVLGTPFYMSPEQIEDRHLDGRSDIFSAGVVLYEMLTGVRPFDGDSIPSLVYKIIHKIPNPPSMENGDLSDGIDRIIERALTKDPKKRFATAKEFFEAFEKFQGEAARDAL
- a CDS encoding SpoIIE family protein phosphatase; this translates as MLCKECGHKSPATNLTCDTCLAKLYLAKLTISLDSGQHQIHYLLPQSYKLGRGDENEIVISDPSVSRCHAEIKFENGLFSIVDNGSKNGSLLNNSHFKHQELHDLDCIQIGNVLMHFHDENGKSTPGQLRTEEFVQEEFFKFAKTRRTEISTDDVLQTMFDLALSLIHAEKGFLFECSHTGKPKFKFGKNTKEKLVSENQLSRTDRQIIDEAIKLREMKIALNGRGYKSGKLSPWRRIAVPLVAGKSGESQNSGMRNDGLLGVCYFFSEEKSKPISERKQELLHVLTHQISIAMENEMLVTEAREKRRIGQQLLAARQTQQKLFPSVRQKSQALQVATFSAPFETISGDYFDIIPISKSTIAIAIGDICGKGLPAALLASTVQAAISSQLEYSTSPDEIIRKLNRLLIKSTADSIFLTLFFGILDIESGILKYINAGHPPPILVRGDNTIEELSATTFALGILEPETEQEKTVKFEVRDILIMYTDGVIENQNENKKIYGRKRLLKLIQSISATGNIRRRKLETILKNIVEDLSDFSEEKKQLDDLTLVAVKRRKSQRAH